The nucleotide window TTCCCCAACGATGTGCGTGGCGGGTGCCAGGGACTCCAGTCGCTTGCGCAGTCCGAGGCGAGCGACTGCCTCATCGTCAGCGATCAAGGTACGAATTCGCTCGCTAGCAGCCATCACCGGTCCTGTTTTAGAGTTGGTCTCAACCGTGCGCATGAGCGCTCCCTAGGAGTGGGACAGTTCGATGACGGCGCGGTTCACCGCCGTCTCGCCAAGGCTTGCCGGCGTCGCTAGCATGAGGGCTCCGGTGGCCTGCCGCGCCACGATCTCGCGAAGTTGCCATGTCCATTCCAAACGATCTCGATCCCGCCTCGTGGGTGGTGCACGCCGGCCGGGACCTCGGTCAGGGGGCGCCCCTCAACGTGCCCATCACGCCGGCCTCGAACTTCGTGGATGCGCAGGGTGAGCGCACTTACTCGAGGGTCGAGGGGACGCGGGCCTGGGAGGCGTTGGAGGACGTGGTGGGCGGCCTCGAGGGTGGCCGTGCGGTCGCCTTCGCCTCCGGCATGGGGGCGATCGCCGCGGTGTTCAGTCTGCTGCCCCAGGGGGCACGGGTGGCCGTGCCGGTCGATTGCTACCGGGCGGTCACCGAACTTGCCAAGGCGGGAGTCTCAGCGGCGGGTTGGCAGGTTCACACCTTGGACGGCGCCGACACGCCAGCCTGGGTCGCCGCGTGCGCGGAGATGGACCTGATCTGGCTCGAATCGCCCTCCAATCCCCAGCTCGTGCTCAGCGACCTCGCGCAGATTGCAGCGGCGCCGCGGCGAGACGGCGCGCTCCTGGTGGTGGACAACACCTTTGCGACCCCCCTGCTGCAGCGGCCGTTGGCGCGGGGCGCCGATATCTCCGTGCAGTCGGCCACCAAGTATCTGGGCGGACACTCGGACCTCCTCGGCGGTGTGGCGACAGCGGCCTCCGCGGCCCTGGCCGAGCGCCTGCACCAGGCGCGCACCCTGCACGGGGCGACGCCGGGGGCGTTGGAGGTGTTCCTGGCCCTGCGCGGCATGCGCACGCTGGCGATTCGCCTCGAGCGCTCTCAGGCCAATGCGCTTGAGTTGGCCGAACGGCTGGAGCGCCACCCGGCCGTGAGCCGCGTGCGCTACCCAGGGCTGCCGTCCCATCCCCAGCACGCTCTGGCGAAGGGCCAGCTGGATGGTTTCGGCAGCATCGTCTCCTTCGAGCTCCACGGCGGCGCGCCGGCGGCGGATGCGGCCTGTCGCGCCGTGCGCTTGATCACCCACGCCACGAGCCTCGGCGCGGTGGAAAGCACGATGGAGCGCCGGGCGGCGGTACCTGGCCAGGGCGGCTTGCCCCCGAGCCTGATTCGCCTGAGCGTGGGCATCGAGAACGGCGAAGACCTGTGGCGCGATTTAGAACAGGCGCTCACCCTAACCTAACGCACTAGCTAGGAGGCTCCTCTTCCGAGGGGGCTTTCGCCGTGCGCGAGCGCAGGCGCCGCAGCCATTCCCGTGGCCCGCGCAGGCGTGGCCTGTCCTCAGTAGGCGGTACCTCAGCGTCGGCCGTCGCGAGGGCCAGGCGAGCGCCAAGCTCCGCCTCCCAATCCATGAGCGGCCCGTCGCCGAGGTCA belongs to Pseudomonadota bacterium and includes:
- a CDS encoding PLP-dependent transferase, giving the protein MSIPNDLDPASWVVHAGRDLGQGAPLNVPITPASNFVDAQGERTYSRVEGTRAWEALEDVVGGLEGGRAVAFASGMGAIAAVFSLLPQGARVAVPVDCYRAVTELAKAGVSAAGWQVHTLDGADTPAWVAACAEMDLIWLESPSNPQLVLSDLAQIAAAPRRDGALLVVDNTFATPLLQRPLARGADISVQSATKYLGGHSDLLGGVATAASAALAERLHQARTLHGATPGALEVFLALRGMRTLAIRLERSQANALELAERLERHPAVSRVRYPGLPSHPQHALAKGQLDGFGSIVSFELHGGAPAADAACRAVRLITHATSLGAVESTMERRAAVPGQGGLPPSLIRLSVGIENGEDLWRDLEQALTLT